Proteins from a single region of Ailuropoda melanoleuca isolate Jingjing chromosome 15, ASM200744v2, whole genome shotgun sequence:
- the LOC117796487 gene encoding 60S ribosomal protein L38-like, which translates to MPDKMEEIKDFLLTARLKDAKSVKIKKNKDNVKFKVCYSRGFYTLVITDKEKAGKLKQSLPPGLAVKELK; encoded by the coding sequence ATGCCtgacaaaatggaagaaatcaaGGACTTTCTGCTCACAGCCAGGCTAAAGGATGCCAAATCTGTCAAGATcaagaaaaataaggataatgtgAAGTTTAAAGTTTGCTACAGCAGAGGCTTTTATACGTTGGTCATCACAGATAAAGAGAAGGCAGGGAAGCTGAAGCAGTCTCTTCCCCCAGGTTTGGCAGTGAAGGAGTTGAAATGA